From Streptomyces sp. NBC_01754, a single genomic window includes:
- a CDS encoding ATP-binding protein, translating into MNETTQLTRFREAFYRRERRSIPLVRQFVRAALLDWACEVPVDDVLLCVTELATNALVHGVPPGRGFKIELTCGERLRIEVHDSGGGRIRPAADLAPDAVGGRGLVLVGALADAWGVGERDPGKIVWCEFATSASKFVESGSRAHSLP; encoded by the coding sequence GTGAACGAGACAACACAACTCACCCGCTTCCGCGAGGCGTTCTACCGCCGTGAGCGCAGGTCGATCCCCCTCGTACGGCAGTTCGTCCGGGCGGCGCTGCTCGACTGGGCGTGCGAGGTGCCCGTCGACGACGTACTGCTCTGCGTGACCGAGCTCGCCACCAACGCCCTGGTGCACGGAGTGCCGCCCGGCCGGGGCTTCAAGATCGAGCTCACCTGCGGGGAGCGCCTGCGCATCGAGGTCCACGACAGCGGGGGCGGCAGGATCCGTCCGGCCGCGGACCTCGCCCCCGACGCGGTGGGCGGGCGCGGACTCGTGCTGGTCGGGGCGCTCGCCGACGCGTGGGGCGTGGGGGAGCGGGACCCCGGGAAGATCGTGTGGTGCGAGTTTGCCACTTCGGCAAGCAAGTTTGTCGAATCGGGATCGCGGGCGCACTCTCTGCCGTAG